CCTGTCATACTTTTTGTAGAGCTTACATTTAGTTTATAAGCTTGTTCTCTGAAAACTGTTTTAATTGCCTGAGATTCGCACAAATCATTTAGCTCTGTAGATGTTCCATGGGCATTTATATAATCAATATCTTCAGGTTTTAATCCAGAGGTATCGAGCGCCTGTTGCATAGCTCGGGCACCACCTTCTCCTTCAGGAGCTGGGGATGTAAAATGATAAGCATCTCCTGATGCACCAAAACCAGCTATTTCACAAATAATATTAGCTCCACGTGCTTTTGCGTACTCATAATCTTCTAAAATAAGTATTCCAGAACCTTCACCCATTATAAAACCACTTCTATCTCTATCGAATGGTCTAGAAGCTTTTTCTGGTTCATCAGAACGATTTGAGCACAATGCTTTCATTTGTCCAAAACCAGCGTAAGCAATTAAACTTAAAGCGGATTCAGCGCCTCCACAAATCATTGCTTTTGCTCTACCAGATTGGATGTACATCATTGCATCACCAATAGAGTGAGCTCCGCTTGAACAAGCTGTTGCAGCACAAATATTTGGACCTTTTGCACCTGTTTCAGAAGAGACCACACCAGCAGCCATATTTCCTATAAAACCCGGAATCGTAAAAGGAGAAACGCGTTTAATTCCTTTTGTTCTTGCGATAAAAGATTGATCTTCTAAATAACCTAGAGCGCCAATTCCAACTCCTATTGAAACACCAATTTGATGATGATTTGTGGCATTAATTTCAAGATTAGCGTTTGCTAATGCCATTTTAGAAGCAGCAACGGCGAGTTGCACAAAACGTTGATTACGTTTAGCTTCTTTCTCATTCATGTATTTAGTTGGATCAAAATTTTTCACTTCACCAGCAATCGTTACGCAATTTTCAGGTGGTTCAAACATGGTTAATTTGCCGATACCACTTTTGCCTGCAATTACGTTTTCCCAGCATTCCTCTAAATTATTGCCGATTGGACATACGATTCCAAGGCCTGTAACAACGACTCGTTTCATTTATCAAACCCTCTCATCAAAACAAAATAAAAGATCAAATGAATAAATACTATCTAGCCCGTATCTTATAAACGTGCTACCTATGCAATTTCTCCAGGCTGTTAATGCTCTGGATCAAAATTTCAACATATACCACACCCTAAGTAATACACGTTGAGTAAGGAACGCAACTATGAATAATCTTAAACAAACAATACTTAACAAAAAAGCTATACTTTGGGATTTTGATGGATGCCTATGTGACTCGGAACGAATTCATTTTTTAGCATATGAAAAGGCATTTATGCAATATAATCATATATTAAATGAGCACGAGTATTATGAAACCTTTACCCATACAGGTGGAGGAGTGTCAAAAGAAATTGAAAAGTATAATATCAAATGCGATCCCGATTTAATCCGCAAAGAAAAAGCAAAATATTATTGGCAACTCATTTCAGACTACCAAGCAAAAATATATCCTGAAATACCTGAAATTTTGTCTATTTTAAATAAAAAAGGGATTATTAATGCAATAGCTAGCAATAGTCCTGCAAATGAAATTAATCTTATTCTTTCACAACATAAAAGCGAAAATCTTCCCATAGATATGATTGTTGGCCTTGAACAAGGAATGCGCAAAAAACCTTTTCCCGATTTATATAATAAAGCAATTTCACAATTAGGAATTGAACCTTCCGAAGCTTTAGTGATTGAAGATTCTGAACGCGGACTTATTGCTGCACATGAAGCAGGCTGTGAATCCGTTTGGGTAAAAACATCTTTAAATATTCGCTTTGAAACAAAAACATCATATATATCAAGACTTACTCATGCTGAAATTTTAAGTGCATTAAAGTAACGATATGTGGATGGATAATTGGGTATTAAATTTACCAAAAAAATATTGGCCAAAATACAAATCTCAAGATTTGAATGAAAATTCTTTTTTATTTCGATTTTTTGAAACAAAACGAAATGTTGTTGTTTTATCAAGCTCCAATAAACCAGATATTGAAGCCAATGTTCTTGAATGTGAAAAAAATAACGTTCCTATTTTGAGAAGAAAAGGTGGTGGGGGAACTGTTGTTTTAGGTGAAGGATGTCTCATTTTAACTTTTGCATTTTATGCAAAAGATGTTTTTGGAAACAATAAATACTTTCAAATGATCAACCAACTTTGGATTAATGCCTTAAAAGAAGCTGGTTGTCCCGAACTTTCGCAAAATGGAATAAGTGATATAAGTTTTTTAGATAAAAAAATTGCTGGTACAAGTATTTTTAGAAAAAAACATTTACTCGTCTATCAAGGAAGCTTACTCGTAAATCCTAATATTGAATTTATTTCGCAACTATTAGCTCACCCATCCCGTGAACCCGATTACAGACAAGGCAGAGATCACAATAGTTTTTTAACAACAACACAAAAACTAGGTTGCCCATTAACGGCTAGTGAACTCGCTGATCATTGTCAGGCGTATTTTCAACAACATGTTGCTCAATTTTTTCAAAATGAAATTCTTAACAAATAATTTTTTATTAATTTAAAACAATATTTGCATTTTCTGTTACTAAAACATTATACAGAATATTAGGTATTTCTTCATAATTATCTAAAAATTTAATTAAAGGAATTTTTCCGTTACTTTCTGGTAAAATATCATCTAACTTTTCTATTTCAAAAGTTATAGAATCATCCGAATTAATTTGTTTTAAATATTTAATTACATTTAATTCACAATTTAATAAATAAATATCATCACAAACAAGACTTATTTTAAAATAATTATTGCCTATAAGAATTTGAGCTTTAACAACTTCTATTGATTTTGCTATAATTTCATAAAATGTTAATGTAAATATTTCAATAGGCTCTCCATTATTATTTTTAAAAACGATGGGTCTATATTTTCTTCCTATAATCCCTTCAAAGGAAAACGCCTCATTTTCATTAGCACTAGATAACGCTAAGTCTCCTAATTCGTATCTAATTAACGGTTGCGACAAATTTACAAAATTTGTAATTACAACCTTTCCAATTTGTCCTTTTGGAACTGGTTTATTATTTTCGTCTAATATCTCTACATGATTTAAGTTATTAAATAATTTAAATTTACCAAAATTTTTTCTTACTGCCATATTCATACATTCACTGCAATTATAAAGATTATAAATATCTGAATTGAAATTTTCTTTAATTAATTTTAAATTTTCGTCTGTTAAAACCTCACCAGAAAGATATATTTTTTTAGGATTTATTTTTAATAATCCTTCTTTTTTATATTTAGTAAGAGATATAAAAATGCCAGGATATGCAATTATCATTTCTGGTTTAAATTGATTCAGTTCATTTATAATTTCATTGATAGGATTTTTAATTGATATTTCTTTTTTATTATATACAGAAACAGGGGCATATCTAAACACCAACGAAGCTATTGTTCTTGTTTCTAATACAGCCAACAAGACAACTCTAGTTTTTATTGAAAATAAAGATTTATATGGTTTAGCATTATTAATAAAATTATTGAATATAATTTTTTTTAATTCTCTATTTTCGTACAATACAGGCAATTTAACACCCGATGTGCCAGAAGTATATACACAATTATATTTATTATCTATGAGTTCATGAGTTTGAGACCTAATCAAAGATTCAAATATTTTATTGCTATTTATATCCTTGGAGCAGATAATATCTTTATAATTGTTTATAATATCCGACTTTTTTATCACAGGAAGAGATTCAAAAGTAATTTTTGCTATGTTTTTTTCGTTAATACCATTTTCATTAAATATTTTCTTATAAAATAAAGAATTATGATAAGCATGTTTTGCAATTTTTCTTAATTTATATATTTTTAAAATATTAATTAATTTATATTTTAACTTTATACTAAAAATAGATAAAAAATCAGCAAATTTTATTAATAATAACTCAATCATTGTTTTAATAAAAAGCATAATTTAAAACCTTTCTAAATATAAGATTATAAATCTTTTATATTCTCAATTATTTTCTATTATTTCTCTTATCTTATTTTTGTTTAAAAAAAATAAAGTATTATTTATTAAAAAATATAGGGACATAAAACCCGTCTCATTATAAATTCCATAAAAAAAGATTACATTATAATAATAGTATTTTTTTAATATTTTTGTTTTATGTCAAGCATTTGTCATCATGCATTTACTGAATGAATTTATTTTATTTTACTCAATTTCCGAATGCTGCTCAATTCGAACCAAAAATCGATCTTTTCCTTCATAATCACAGAGAGCAAACCATTCATTTAATGGCAAGTTCCACATAGGATGATTTATTTGAATAACTTTACTCACACTATTACAAATTTTTTGAGGCTGTTTTTCAGCCAATTCCATAGAAAAAATACTATTTTTATTTAATAATTCAAATTGAATAATATTTTGTAAAATATTTTTACCTATTTTTAGCCCATTATCATCACAAACTAATGCAATTTTAGGTTCAAAATCTTTTACACCAACATCAAGCTTCTGCCATTCTTCTTCTGTAACATAGGGTGGGTTAGAAACAATAATATCTGCTTTTTTATATTCTAATGAAAGCATTTTAAATAAATCAATATTTGTTACATCGGCATTTATCCAAGTAACATTTGAAACAGAATTTAATTCTGCATTTTTAATACAAACATCAATTGCATCTTTAGATAAATCAATACCAACTACTTTTGCTTCAGGATATTTTTTTGCTAAAGCTATAGCAAGACAGCCCGATCCTGTGCATAAATCAAAAATAACTTTTGGCTTTTCATTTTTTAATTTATATTTTTGCAAAACAAAATCTAACATGGTTTCTGTTTCTGGCCTTGGTATTAACACACGATTATCTACATATAATTTAATATCATGCCAATATTTTTCATTTAACAAGTAAGATACAGGCTCACCTTTTAAGCGTTTTTTTACAAGCTCTCTAAATAAATTACGTTCTTTTTCTGTTAGAGGTTTATCAATTTCAATATATAATTGAATTTTTGAAAGGTTAAGAACACGACTTAAAAGAAGTTGAGTATCTAAAAGTGGCGTTTCAATACCACTTTCAGAAAATCTTTTTGTGGTCCAATTTAAAATCTCTCTAACTGACCACAATATTTCTTTTTTTTCTTGTCCAATGACTTGCATATTTTATTTGCCTTCAGCTTGTAACTTTAATGCTTCAGCTTGATAAAACTGACGTAACATATTAAGCATTTCCTGAATTTCGCCTTCCATAAATGCGTCAATAGAGTGGATCGTATGATTAATTCTATGATCTGTAACGCGAGATTGAGGAAAGTTATAAGTACGAATTCTTTCGCTCCTATCGCCTCTACCCACTTGTGATTTACGTTCTTCCGAGAATGCTTTCTCTTTTTCAATTTCAGCCGCTTCAAGCAGTTTAGCTTGTAAGATTTTCATTGCTTTAGAACGGTTTTTTATTTGAGAGCGCTCATCTTGACATGCTACTACAATTCCACTTGGAATATGGGTTATACGAACAGCTGAGTCCGTTCTATTGACGTGCTGACCTCCTGCCCCACCAGCTCGGTAGGTGTCTACACGAAGATCATTTTCATTGATTGAAACTTCCACATCATCGGCTTCAGGCAATACAGCTACTGTAATGGTTGAAGTATGAACTCGCCCCTGCGCCTCTGTTTGAGGTACACGTTGAACACGATGAACACCACTTTCATATTTAAGAATGCTGTAAACACCTTCTCCTTCAATCAAAGCAATAACTTCTTTTGTGCCCCCAAGTTCATTTTCATTGAGTGACATGATTTCCATTTTCCATTTTTTACGTTCTGCATAACGAGCATAAGCCCTAAAAAGCTGACCCGCAAATAAGCTGGCTTCATCACCACCAGCTCCAGCACGAATTTCTAGAAAAATATTTTTTCCGTCATTGGGATCTTTGGGAAGCAAATGTATAGCGAGGTCTTTTTCAAGTTCTTCATAACGTGCTTTTAAGCTTTTAAGCTCATCAAAAGCAAGGTCTTTCATTTCCCCTGTGCTTTCTTCCATAAGCTCTTCTGTTGATTTTTTATCTTCTTCTATTTTTTTAAATTCTCTAAACAAACGCACCGTTTCTTCAAGATCAGAGCGCTCTTTGCTTAGTTTGCGAAATTCAGTGTTGTTTGAAATAATTTCGGGGCGAGAAAGAAGGCTTTCGAGCTCAAGAAATCTACGTTCAATTTTAGCAAGCTGTAGCATCATGAGTTTATATTCCAATTGCAAATAAAGTGAAACCGAATAAGAGGCTCTAAAACCCTCTTAACACGCAAAAAGGGAGCATCCAAAGATTGGACATGCCCCCTGTTTATATCTTAAATATAAGATTTTACTTGCTTGTTTGAACTGTCTTAGCCGCATATTTACGGTTGAAGCGCTCAATACGTCCTGCAGTATCTAGAACCTTGTGTTTACCTGTCCAAAATGGATGGCATACGTTGCAAGTTTCGATTTTTAATACATTTTTTGTGCTACGTGTTTCAAATGTATTCCCACAAGCGCAGTGAACTTCGCATGGGCCAAATTTAGGATGAATGCTTTCTCTCATAAAAACCTCAGAGTTATTAATAGCTTACGCTTGTGTGACTTGCGTGAAAAACTTCCTGCCGAGATTCACGGCACCTGAAGATGGCATCTAGTAGCAAATGACGGGATTAGAGTCAACGTCTAAATGCAAGGATTTTAAGAAATCTTTTCCAGGCTATTGACATCACTCCCTTTTTTGTTACCTTAAAAGTGCAGTCTGCTTTAAGTGATTTTTATTATAATTCATCCTAAAAATCTTTGTTTTAAAATTTTTTAATATTAAAAGTTAAGGATGTTCAAATGAGTATGTATTATCAAAATAGAGTCGTCGGTTATTTTTCATCAATTGCTATTGCAAATAATTTTGATGTCGAAATTTTTGTTGGTAAAAGCCAAGGCATAGAAGTAAAAAGTAAAGGCAGTTTTTTATCTAAAATCATTACAGAAGTAAACTCCTTTGGAAAACTTTATATTCATATGGAAGAAGGCTTTAACTGTCCTAACAGAGTACATATTATAATTCACACTCATATATTAAATTCATTATATATTAGAGACAGCGTTCATGCAAGCGTTTTGAATATTAAAGGCGGACATTTTAGTTTTGAAGGTACCGATTCCAGTCAATCAAATTTAATTGGATCTGTAGATAATTTTAAAGTGGTAGCCTTTGGATCTGCAAAATTAAATGCAGTTGAATTAGAAGCTAAAACAGCTTCTGTTTCCTGCAACCATTCTTCACAGGTACGTTTATTTGCACAAGATTCCATTGCTGGTGCAGCTTATGGAAATTGCAATGTGCACTATAAAGGCAATCCTGCAATTCAAGTTTTTAACTCGGGACAATCTTTTATTTCTGCGATTTAAACTTTTTTACTAAATTCATCAACAGCTCGATAAGCCATATCTATAGCTGTATGAGTAAAAGGAATCCACGAAGAATCCGAGTTCGCAATTGTTATGTTACCAACTGGTGCGCGAGCTATTTCGATTATTTTGTTACTTTCATTTAAATTATCGTATAATGAATTAAAAGTATAAGAATAACCGTGCGACCAACGGTTTATTGTTATACCTAATATATCTTTTTTATGATTAAATCCTGCTGCTCCAAACATTCTTTGTAATTGATTTCGGATATCTTTTTCTAATTCAGAAAATGGAGTAGATAATAACTTATAACGACCAATTCTTGATTTACTTCTTGCATCTAAATTAGGATCTATTACTGTTGGTACATGAACCAAATGAACACAAATAGGTTCATTTGGATTTTGTGAATGCTTATAGTTTCCAATATTAACAGGATAATCTAATTTAACTCTTGAGTAAGGCATTTTTGGCACATAAATTTCATGCACACCAAGTTTATAAAATGAATTCCAATTTTTAATAATCACTTTGCTATAGACAATACAAGCTTTAACATTTGCTGAAAGTGATTTTTTTTGTTCTTGTGACATATCACTTAAAATATGAGGAATCATCATATTATAACCTGCCATTACAGTATGCTTTGCCTGTACTTTATGAAGTTTTCCTTTTTTATCTAAGTAACCAATATTAACATTAGAATAAGGATCTGTAACGTTAACAACAGTGCTATTTAATCTTATTTTTACTAAATTATTTGGAATATCTAGCTTTGAATAATCAAATTTAGAAAGCACAATATCTTTCATTGAAATGCCAGGTGCTACTGCTGGGATCATTTTTCTAACTAGAAGTCTTGCAATTGAAGCATTTCCATCAGGAAAATGATAAATATAAGGGTCTTCAAATTCTGCTTTTCCCGGCCCTGCAAGTGGCGGTAAACTAAGACCATCTAAACCAGGTAATCCAAGAGTTCTTGCATCTAAAGCAGAAATGCCTTCAATTCCATTTGCAAAAAAATCATTACTTCTAGATTGAAAATAATGTATAGCTTTTTCACTTAACTTAACATTTTTTATTAAATAATTTTTATAACTTGTTTTTGATAAATATTCGATACATTCTTTAACACTTTTTCCTGGTAAATAATTAATTCTTTTTTCATGTAATGAAATTAGGCTTTCTTTATCCGAATTTGAAAGTGGAAATTCATTTATAAAATCTTTATATTTTTTCCCATTTAAATCATTTGGATCAATATCGTCTGCAACTGCTCTTCCTGGATCTCCAGAAACCATTTTATCTTGACCAAATGTTTCTTTATCAAAAAAAACACCTCTACTTAAACCCATTTTAGGATAAAAGTTTTTATTAAAACATCTACCAAGTTCATCTATATCAATTGAAATATCCTTTAATAAAGACAACGCAACTTTACTATATAAACTTTTTGGTGATTGTAATGATTCTGTTCCACCATATGACAAAATTAGCTTTCCATTAATATTAAATTCATTTCTTTTAGCATGGCCTCCAAAGTCATCATGATTATCTAAAATTAAAATTTTTGATTTTAAGCCAAACTTTAATTGATAAAATCTTGCAGCTGCAAGACCACTAATACCAGCACCAACTACGACGAGATCATATTTTTCTTCCGTTGCTAGGTCTTGAATAGAATATTTAAAACCATCCCTTCCTAATTTATGAGCATTCTCAAACGAACCTGGATGATTTCCTCTTAAACCAGTTAAAGAAGGAGGATAATAAGTCGAATTTTCTGCCGCATTTAAGATATCAATAGGACTTAATCCTGCAACAACACCAATCGAAACTCCATTAAGAAAATCACGTCTTGTAATGCTCATTTGGAATCCTTTCGTTTAAGTTAGCTACTTATATTTAGTAAAATTTATCCATACTGTCAAAATTATTAGCATAATTAAGAATATAGGATTATGGTAAGTTTCATTATTTTTAATTAAATTTAAACATATTATATAAGTTAATTAATTTCTGAATTAGAACAAATATTAAATTTTATATTAATATCTAAAATATTTATTCTACTTTTTTAATGATAATAATTGCAATTATCTTTTTAAAATAAAACATTTATAACTTTATTTTTTAAATATTTTAATTTATAAAAATTATTGCTGCAGTTTTTAAATTAAATTTTAGTCTATTTTCTTAAAGGATGATTTATAAATGAAAAAAATATTTACCAAATGTCTTTTTATTATATTGTTTTTTTATCCGATAGAATTATATGCACAATTTATATTATCAATTTTAAATAAGTCGGATACATATTTGGATATTGTTCATCCAGAAGAAAATGTATTTGTTACAAACTTATTCAGAGGTTCAACTCCCATAATCGAAATAAAAAACACATCTTATTTACTAAGAGACGAATTTTTTAATATTCAAAATGATAATTCATTTTATATTGATCAAAAAAAATATAAAGTAAATATATTTTACTCTTCAAATAACGAATGCTCATGGATTCACACTTTTGGATATATAAAAAAACCACACGGCTTTGGTCTAACCATTTATATAAATGACAAAGAAAGTGGAACAATTTGTGCAAATAAATACAGTATACTTGACTATCAAGTAAATTCTACTTTAGAATTTTACAAGACAAGTGAAAATAAAAAATCACTTAAATTTTCAAATGTAGGCTGGTGGGAAAATAATACAGTATATCCAACAAGCATTGAAATAAATTTAGATTAAAAAAATCATTCATAAAAATTCTTAAATAAATACATTTGAAATTATAAGACTAATCTATATATTAAAATAGTTGTTAAGATTATAATTCATAATATTTATGAAAGGTATTTAAATGATTCAGAAATTATTTTCTATCATCCCAAAAATAATATTTATTCTTTCACCATTAGTTGTTATTCATACAGTAGCAAATGCTTTGAGTAAATCAGATGAAAATTCCATTAATAATGTAATTATTAGTTATATGAAAGGCTGGAATGAGAATAATGCAGATAAATTTTCTGAATCTTTTTCATCTGACGCTGAGTTTGTTAATATCTTTGGCCAAAGATTTATAGGTAAAAAAGCTGTTAGGGACAGACATGAAGTTGTTTTAAACACTTTTTTAAAAAATACTAAACTAGAAGCAACTCAAATAGACTTAAAAGAAATAAAAAGCTCAAATGTAGTAATTGGACATATTAATTGGAAAATTATTGAGCCACATAATAAACAAGACGCTGAAAAAGTAGATTCACAAATTAAATATGGAATTTTTACACAAGTTTTTGTTAAAGAAAATGGCAAATGGCTTATAGTAGCTTCACAAAACACTCTTAAAAAAGACTAAAGTCTAATTAATTTTTTTCTTAGGCATAATTTTAAATACATTGTTTACTTGAATATATTCAATATCAGAATAAAACATAAATTCAAAATTTTGAATAGATACAAATATTTTATTATATGAACTTCCATTACGTAAAGAATTTAAATCTAATTTGCCTTCTAATACATCAGCTGAAACAAATATTACATTTCCAGAAGATAATTGTTTATGATACTCTTCATTTAAAACTACTTTAGGAATATTTGGTAACATTTCTTCTGGTGAAATCATTTTTTCAATAATTTGATCTGAAGAAATTTTACTATCTAATGAAAACACGATTGCATTTTCTACTGACCAAGGCTCAACATATTCTCTACGTAGTTGAGTACAATGCCCCACAGTTCCAATTGACTTTGAAATATCTCTAGCAAGAGATCGAACATAAGTTCCTTTGCCACAAAGTACTCTAAGTGTTATTGATTTAGCTTTTAAATCGAAAGATACAATATTAATTTTTTCAATTTGAATAATTCTTTTTTTTGTTTCGATGGAATCGGGGAGTTTACCAGTAGCCCTCATATATTCATATAAAGGTCTTCCGTTCATTTTCAATGCGCTATAAACAGGAGGAACTTGTTCAATATTACCTATAAATTGGTAAAGATTTTCTTGTATTTTTTCATTAAATTGTTCTGGTACCGCTTCTTCATTTATTACTCTGCCTGAATAATCTAAAGTATCTGTCTCGGTTCCTAATGATATTGTAAATAAATATTGTTTTTTTCCATCCATTATTTCGTCAGATAATCGAGTGGCACCACCAATTAAAACTGGAAGTAATCCAGTGGCAAAGGGATCAAGTGTTCCTAAATGACCGACCTTATCAATATTTAATATTTTTCTCATTGCAGAAACAATCTTGTGGCTATTAATTTCAGCTGCTTTATCAATCAAAACAAGGCCGCACAAATTTTTTTTATTTGTGCCCTTATTCTCTATATTTTTAGTTACATTCATTTGATTACTTATTTATGATTAGAGTTTTTTTCATCTGATGGAAAATCATTGTCATTAGAATTATTTCGACTTTTTTCGTCTTCTCGTAATTCATCACTTACTTTAGAAATGAGAGCTCCCATTTTAACAGAATACTCAATGCTATCATCATAATGAAAAATCACTGCAGGTGTATAACGAACAAGTAAAGCTTTTCCAAGCTCGCGTCTGATATATCCAGATGCTTGTTTTAATCCTTTTTCTGCTTCTTGGCGTTTTTGTTTTTCGCCAAGAACAGAAAAATAGACTTTTGCAATCTGAAGATCGGGAGACATTTTTACTGAATTTAAAGTAATGCCACGCACTCTAGGATCGGATATTTCTCCACGAACAAGCATTAAAGCAATGTGCTCACGAATTTGCTCCGCAAGTTGTAACATACGTTTAGTAGCCATGAAATCCTCTTACCTTAATTTAATGTTGCCGCAATTTCTTCGACAATAAAGGCCTCAAGAATATCACCAACCTTAATATCGTTATAATTTTCAACACCAATACCGCACTCAAAGCCTTGCGCAACTTCTTTCGCATCATCTTTAAAGCGTTTTAGTGAACCAATACGT
The genomic region above belongs to Silvanigrella paludirubra and contains:
- a CDS encoding SgcJ/EcaC family oxidoreductase; the protein is MIQKLFSIIPKIIFILSPLVVIHTVANALSKSDENSINNVIISYMKGWNENNADKFSESFSSDAEFVNIFGQRFIGKKAVRDRHEVVLNTFLKNTKLEATQIDLKEIKSSNVVIGHINWKIIEPHNKQDAEKVDSQIKYGIFTQVFVKENGKWLIVASQNTLKKD
- the truB gene encoding tRNA pseudouridine(55) synthase TruB, whose product is MNVTKNIENKGTNKKNLCGLVLIDKAAEINSHKIVSAMRKILNIDKVGHLGTLDPFATGLLPVLIGGATRLSDEIMDGKKQYLFTISLGTETDTLDYSGRVINEEAVPEQFNEKIQENLYQFIGNIEQVPPVYSALKMNGRPLYEYMRATGKLPDSIETKKRIIQIEKINIVSFDLKAKSITLRVLCGKGTYVRSLARDISKSIGTVGHCTQLRREYVEPWSVENAIVFSLDSKISSDQIIEKMISPEEMLPNIPKVVLNEEYHKQLSSGNVIFVSADVLEGKLDLNSLRNGSSYNKIFVSIQNFEFMFYSDIEYIQVNNVFKIMPKKKIN
- the rbfA gene encoding 30S ribosome-binding factor RbfA translates to MATKRMLQLAEQIREHIALMLVRGEISDPRVRGITLNSVKMSPDLQIAKVYFSVLGEKQKRQEAEKGLKQASGYIRRELGKALLVRYTPAVIFHYDDSIEYSVKMGALISKVSDELREDEKSRNNSNDNDFPSDEKNSNHK